In one window of Legionella fallonii LLAP-10 DNA:
- a CDS encoding serine hydrolase domain-containing protein, producing MRKIIHVLCIFVLFLIHHCVYAEFTQSWLDNQVQLFVKDKPVKAMIYGLWVDGKPISTNAIGQSMTNVPVTDDMHFRIGGITETMLTTVLMQLVEQKKLQLDDNIAQWYPNLPNAASVTLKMLANGTSGYPDYVYNKKFVDAVINHPFKNWSDKELLDYALMQKPLFKPGTNQHYSHTDYVLLGSILSKVSNKSVNELFEEAIFNKLAMNNTRFERTANMPYPVLHSFSQDRHIYEDSTFWDPSWTSTSGATVSTIQDLGLWANAWMKGSLLSEQSTQQLRAPETVGKGQNTSALYFAMGFGVVNHWLIQNPRFGGYSGIFSVLPEKNIVFIAFNTLKPAGESNINFSMALWQKLAAKLAPEYPQPFK from the coding sequence ATGAGAAAAATAATTCACGTGCTGTGTATTTTTGTTTTGTTCTTGATACACCATTGTGTATACGCTGAGTTCACGCAAAGTTGGCTTGATAACCAAGTACAGCTATTTGTTAAAGACAAACCTGTAAAAGCAATGATTTATGGATTGTGGGTGGATGGGAAGCCAATCAGCACTAATGCAATTGGCCAGTCTATGACTAATGTGCCTGTAACAGATGACATGCATTTTCGTATTGGTGGCATAACAGAAACTATGTTAACAACGGTACTGATGCAACTAGTTGAACAAAAAAAATTGCAACTCGATGATAACATCGCGCAGTGGTATCCCAATTTACCTAATGCAGCTAGTGTTACATTAAAAATGCTAGCCAATGGTACCAGTGGTTATCCTGATTATGTTTATAATAAAAAATTTGTTGATGCGGTAATCAATCATCCTTTCAAAAATTGGTCTGATAAAGAGTTGTTAGATTATGCTTTGATGCAGAAGCCTTTATTTAAACCTGGCACAAACCAACATTACTCCCATACGGACTATGTTCTTCTTGGATCCATTTTAAGCAAGGTTAGTAACAAATCAGTGAATGAATTGTTTGAGGAAGCTATTTTTAATAAATTAGCAATGAACAATACTCGATTTGAGCGTACAGCAAATATGCCATATCCAGTATTGCACTCTTTTAGTCAGGACAGACACATCTATGAAGACTCTACTTTTTGGGATCCATCTTGGACATCTACTTCTGGAGCTACGGTTTCTACCATTCAAGATTTAGGATTATGGGCTAATGCTTGGATGAAAGGCAGTTTGTTATCAGAGCAATCTACTCAACAATTAAGAGCGCCAGAAACTGTGGGTAAGGGACAGAATACCAGCGCCCTTTATTTCGCGATGGGCTTTGGAGTAGTGAATCATTGGTTAATCCAGAACCCTCGTTTTGGCGGTTATAGCGGTATATTTTCTGTTTTGCCAGAAAAAAACATAGTATTTATCGCCTTTAATACTCTAAAACCTGCCGGGGAAAGCAATATAAATTTCAGCATGGCACTATGGCAAAAATTAGCTGCTAAATTAGCACCTGAATACCCACAGCCATTTAAATAA
- a CDS encoding MFS transporter, with product MPFLKIFWLLSYISIASFSAAIITPALPEIQQQYALLQGQIEWIVSAFLIGYVIGQLIYGPLANRFGRITALRTGLVINLLGILVCYSGLIFHSYWILIAGRFVTALGAASGLACTFMLINEWLPAEQRKTAMAYTILSFTLGIGFAVLLGGVISEYSHWYNCFMLLFMHGLLMLYGTKVFSETLITSHVINFNSIVKGYLTVLSSDSLLIYSLVVGLCSAIGYCFSAAGPQITSDLFQLSPAEYGYWNILNMVGMLSGGLLAKVALQKYSASNVVYLGLTGTALSIGCLILMVYSGHPLVLWFFMSTLFLYLFSGFLFAGGSYIASNAVSDKASGSAMMSFINMMTATLAVVFMGYVSTKPLLAFITILAGLWFLVLVILFVRQGLCFMQNKQVQSES from the coding sequence ATGCCATTTTTAAAAATATTTTGGTTGTTGAGCTATATTTCTATAGCTTCTTTTTCCGCGGCAATTATTACGCCTGCCTTACCTGAAATTCAGCAGCAGTATGCCCTTCTTCAAGGTCAAATTGAGTGGATAGTATCTGCTTTTTTAATCGGTTATGTGATAGGCCAGTTGATCTATGGCCCTTTAGCAAATCGTTTTGGGCGAATCACTGCCCTGCGTACCGGGTTAGTCATCAATCTTCTGGGTATCCTCGTTTGTTATTCCGGGCTTATTTTCCACTCCTATTGGATATTAATTGCCGGCCGGTTTGTCACTGCACTAGGCGCCGCAAGTGGTTTGGCATGTACTTTTATGCTTATTAATGAATGGTTACCAGCAGAACAACGAAAAACGGCAATGGCTTATACCATATTATCTTTTACTTTAGGTATTGGCTTTGCCGTACTTTTGGGAGGGGTGATTAGTGAATACAGTCATTGGTATAACTGTTTTATGCTACTGTTTATGCATGGCTTGCTCATGCTTTATGGAACAAAGGTATTTAGTGAAACGTTAATCACTTCCCACGTAATTAACTTCAATTCCATTGTCAAAGGATATCTGACTGTTTTATCTTCAGATTCTTTATTAATATATTCTTTGGTAGTGGGTCTTTGTTCCGCTATAGGGTATTGCTTTTCAGCGGCAGGCCCACAAATTACCTCTGACTTATTTCAATTATCACCGGCAGAATATGGATATTGGAATATACTGAATATGGTTGGCATGCTGTCTGGAGGATTATTAGCTAAAGTTGCATTACAAAAATACAGTGCGAGCAATGTAGTGTATTTGGGTTTGACTGGCACCGCATTAAGTATAGGCTGTTTAATTCTAATGGTCTATTCTGGACATCCACTCGTATTGTGGTTTTTCATGAGTACTTTATTCTTATACTTATTTAGTGGTTTCTTGTTTGCAGGTGGCTCTTATATCGCTTCTAATGCTGTGAGCGATAAAGCCAGTGGTTCTGCTATGATGAGTTTTATTAACATGATGACAGCAACACTAGCCGTTGTTTTCATGGGGTACGTAAGTACTAAACCGTTATTGGCTTTTATCACTATATTGGCTGGGTTATGGTTTTTAGTATTGGTTATACTATTCGTGCGACAAGGATTGTGTTTTATGCAAAATAAGCAGGTACAGTCTGAGAGTTAA
- the tilS gene encoding tRNA lysidine(34) synthetase TilS, whose protein sequence is MLTSEWIERLGQFTKLIVGFSGGLDSTVLLHVLSSHTLLRHRLTAIHIHHGISVNAEYWQRHCEQFCRNLNIPFFARTVQFDRSANIEEGARVARYAVFTSLLSANDCLLLGHHMDDQAETVLLQLFRGAGVDGLAAMTECGELGLGTMARPFLAYTRTHLEEYAKSHGLEWIDDESNQEIKYSRNYLRHEIMPLLMKKWPGVIGNIARTAAHCQQAKANLDALAEYDSQGIALANNSLSITPLKKLSFERVTNILRVWLKKNQVQMPSTLTFQRLIHEVIFANSDASPEVSWENIIVRRYQQCLYINQRELESHPKNTRFSRDEPCNKSIIWSDFPQPLLLAELNICLIAKQTKQGLVIPERANIIVQFRQGGEQIRLHGQTKQLKKLFQEWAVPPWQRDTIPLIYINDQLAVVVGYAVSDAFYSKSAAHAWELLTKG, encoded by the coding sequence ATCTTAACTTCCGAGTGGATTGAGCGTTTAGGTCAATTCACTAAATTAATTGTAGGGTTTAGCGGGGGGCTAGACTCTACAGTTTTATTGCATGTTCTTTCCTCTCATACCTTATTGCGTCATAGATTAACCGCGATACATATTCATCATGGGATTAGTGTAAATGCTGAATATTGGCAACGGCATTGTGAGCAATTTTGTCGTAATTTAAATATCCCCTTTTTTGCTCGTACAGTGCAGTTTGACCGTTCAGCCAATATAGAAGAGGGTGCTAGAGTTGCGCGTTATGCTGTTTTTACCTCTTTATTAAGTGCAAATGACTGTCTGCTCTTGGGGCATCACATGGATGATCAGGCAGAGACTGTGCTGTTACAACTGTTCAGAGGGGCAGGGGTTGATGGCTTAGCTGCAATGACGGAGTGTGGGGAGCTAGGATTAGGGACCATGGCTAGGCCTTTTTTAGCCTATACGCGTACGCACCTTGAAGAGTATGCAAAAAGTCATGGATTAGAATGGATAGATGATGAAAGTAATCAAGAGATTAAATATTCACGAAACTATTTGCGCCATGAAATAATGCCTTTACTAATGAAAAAATGGCCAGGAGTGATTGGGAATATAGCGCGAACCGCTGCTCATTGCCAGCAAGCTAAAGCGAATTTAGATGCTTTGGCTGAGTATGATAGCCAAGGAATAGCTTTGGCTAACAACTCGTTAAGTATTACGCCATTAAAAAAGTTAAGTTTTGAGCGTGTTACCAATATTTTAAGAGTATGGCTAAAAAAAAATCAAGTACAAATGCCTTCAACCCTGACCTTCCAACGTTTAATACATGAAGTGATCTTTGCTAATTCTGATGCAAGTCCTGAAGTGAGTTGGGAAAATATTATAGTGCGTCGTTATCAGCAATGCCTTTATATAAATCAACGGGAATTAGAAAGCCATCCTAAAAATACGCGATTTTCTAGGGATGAGCCGTGTAATAAATCTATTATATGGAGCGATTTTCCCCAGCCACTATTATTGGCTGAATTAAATATTTGCTTGATTGCCAAGCAAACGAAGCAAGGATTAGTTATTCCAGAACGAGCAAACATTATTGTTCAGTTTAGGCAGGGCGGAGAGCAGATCCGATTACATGGTCAAACCAAACAATTAAAAAAATTATTTCAAGAATGGGCCGTTCCACCATGGCAAAGAGATACCATTCCTTTAATTTATATTAATGACCAACTTGCTGTGGTAGTTGGCTATGCCGTTAGTGATGCATTTTATTCTAAAAGTGCAGCGCACGCATGGGAATTATTAACAAAAGGTTAA